A single region of the Stenotrophomonas sp. Marseille-Q4652 genome encodes:
- a CDS encoding TonB family protein, translating into MASEPIRWLGVSSLAITAAILLVLLLRRPVRHWLGAGAAYALWTCVPLTLLALLLPAPARDTTTATAAVVAIRTVLVESSQDASTQASLAAVLGWIWIAGMLLMVSLLAWQQRRFLGALGVLRRRNDGCWEAAAVAGLPAAIGLLRPRIVLPRDFERRYEPAEQDLVLQHERTHIARGDLQANAVVALLCCLYWFNPLVHLAARRFRFDQELACDARVLRSRPRARGRYAQAMLKTQFDAVPLPVGCHWQLHHPLKERIAMLKRPTPKPNQWMVTAALVAGLGSTLGYAAWAAKPAGAAGVASPATAAEAVYRVQLQVDVDGEQQQFALEAQAGKPFAFTVHTAKANEWHGTFTARPVDADGVFIAGTLSVDGKQVAEPSMSASLGKPVSLRIDQPAGGAFQLEMLATPVDAVARASGAARPAHKPKPHSPISSTDGSKVDVEPVVEQMPPPRYPSGAFQQGISGKVVLHVEVGADGRAGGIDVVSAEPKGVFEENTVAAARNWTFKPAMKDGKPVASTLRIPVQFELDAPGE; encoded by the coding sequence ATGGCCAGTGAACCGATCCGCTGGCTGGGCGTATCCAGCCTCGCCATCACCGCGGCGATCCTCCTGGTGCTGCTGCTGCGCCGCCCGGTCCGCCACTGGCTGGGCGCGGGTGCGGCCTACGCGCTGTGGACCTGCGTGCCGCTGACGCTGCTTGCACTGCTGCTGCCGGCACCGGCCCGGGACACGACGACTGCGACGGCCGCGGTGGTGGCGATCCGCACGGTGCTGGTCGAAAGCAGCCAGGACGCTTCGACGCAGGCCTCGTTGGCGGCGGTGCTGGGATGGATCTGGATTGCCGGGATGTTGCTGATGGTGAGCCTGCTGGCCTGGCAGCAGCGCCGCTTCCTCGGTGCACTGGGCGTCTTGCGTCGTCGCAACGACGGCTGCTGGGAAGCGGCCGCCGTGGCCGGGCTGCCCGCCGCGATCGGCCTGCTGCGGCCTCGGATCGTGCTGCCGCGCGATTTCGAGCGCCGCTACGAGCCAGCCGAGCAGGACCTGGTGCTGCAGCACGAACGCACCCACATCGCCCGCGGCGACCTGCAGGCCAACGCCGTGGTGGCGCTGCTGTGTTGCCTGTACTGGTTCAACCCGCTTGTCCACCTTGCCGCGCGCCGCTTCCGCTTCGACCAGGAACTGGCCTGCGATGCACGCGTGCTGCGCTCCCGGCCGCGGGCCCGGGGCCGCTACGCGCAGGCCATGCTCAAGACGCAGTTCGATGCCGTCCCGTTGCCAGTGGGTTGCCACTGGCAGTTGCACCACCCACTCAAGGAGCGAATCGCCATGTTGAAGCGTCCGACACCGAAGCCGAACCAATGGATGGTCACCGCCGCGCTGGTCGCCGGCCTGGGCAGCACGCTGGGGTACGCCGCCTGGGCGGCAAAGCCCGCGGGTGCCGCGGGCGTGGCCTCGCCGGCAACGGCCGCCGAAGCCGTTTACCGCGTGCAGCTGCAGGTGGACGTGGATGGCGAACAGCAGCAGTTCGCACTCGAGGCCCAGGCCGGCAAGCCGTTCGCCTTTACCGTGCACACGGCAAAGGCGAACGAGTGGCATGGCACGTTCACCGCTCGCCCGGTCGATGCGGACGGCGTGTTCATCGCCGGTACCCTGTCCGTCGACGGCAAGCAGGTGGCCGAACCATCGATGTCGGCGAGCCTCGGAAAGCCAGTGAGCCTGCGCATCGACCAGCCAGCCGGTGGTGCCTTCCAGCTGGAGATGCTGGCCACGCCGGTGGACGCCGTGGCCAGGGCATCCGGCGCTGCCAGGCCTGCGCACAAGCCCAAGCCGCATTCCCCGATCAGCAGCACCGATGGCAGCAAGGTTGATGTCGAACCGGTGGTCGAACAGATGCCGCCGCCGCGCTATCCCAGCGGGGCCTTCCAGCAGGGCATCAGCGGCAAGGTCGTGCTGCACGTGGAAGTGGGCGCCGATGGCCGCGCCGGCGGGATCGACGTGGTCAGCGCCGAGCCGAAGGGCGTGTTCGAGGAAAACACCGTGGCTGCGGCCCGCAACTGGACGTTCAAGCCTGCAATGAAGGACGGCAAGCCCGTGGCCTCGACACTGCGCATCCCGGTGCAGTTCGAACTGGACGCTCCGGGCGAATGA
- a CDS encoding MBL fold metallo-hydrolase, translating into MSVEVVPFFHAGSNTFSYLVVDPASSKAAVIDPALDYDPETDTLASTSAQALIEHVKQHSLHVEWLLETHAHADHVSASRWLRRHWPQARVAIGQGITQVQATLAPRYDMPEGFRADGSQFDHLFADNEAFQIGTLPARVIAVPGHTSDSVAYLVGDALFPGDSMFMPDGGTARCDFPGGDAAQLYRSIQRLLALPDQTRVFVCHDYGPGGRAVANETTIAEQRRNNIHLRDGVDEASFVATRQARDATLPAPRLMGPSIRANLQGGPVDLG; encoded by the coding sequence ATGTCCGTGGAAGTCGTCCCGTTCTTTCATGCCGGATCCAATACCTTCAGCTACCTGGTTGTTGATCCAGCCAGCAGCAAGGCAGCGGTGATCGATCCGGCACTGGACTACGACCCGGAAACGGACACCCTGGCCAGCACTTCGGCCCAGGCCCTGATCGAGCACGTAAAACAGCACAGTCTGCACGTTGAATGGCTGCTGGAAACCCATGCCCACGCCGACCATGTGTCGGCTTCGCGCTGGCTGCGCAGGCACTGGCCGCAGGCCCGCGTGGCCATTGGCCAGGGCATCACCCAGGTGCAGGCCACCCTGGCCCCGCGCTATGACATGCCCGAAGGCTTCCGCGCCGACGGCTCGCAGTTCGACCACCTGTTCGCCGACAACGAGGCCTTCCAGATCGGCACGCTGCCGGCACGGGTGATCGCGGTGCCCGGCCACACCAGCGACAGCGTGGCCTACCTGGTCGGCGATGCATTGTTCCCGGGCGATTCGATGTTCATGCCCGATGGCGGCACCGCCCGCTGCGACTTCCCCGGTGGCGATGCGGCGCAGCTGTACCGCTCGATCCAGCGGCTGCTGGCGCTGCCCGACCAGACCCGCGTATTCGTCTGCCACGATTACGGCCCGGGCGGTCGCGCGGTGGCCAACGAGACCACCATCGCCGAGCAACGCCGCAACAACATCCACCTGCGCGATGGGGTGGATGAAGCCAGTTTCGTGGCCACCCGCCAGGCCCGCGACGCCACCCTTCCCGCGCCGCGACTGATGGGCCCGTCGATCCGCGCCAACCTGCAGGGCGGCCCGGTCGATCTGGGCTGA
- a CDS encoding S1/P1 nuclease, which yields MKQFIPLLFAGVMLASPSFDAQAWGGQGHRLVARIADTQLTPQARAAVDELLKGEADPTLSGIASWADELRGSDPDLGKRTASWHYVNIAEHDCQYLKERDCKDGDCVTEALKEQSAILADTSRPLAERTQALKFVVHFTGDIHQPMHAGYAHDKGGNEFQLHFNGRGTNLHSLWDSGMVYDRKLTDDEYLKELLALPAPDAAELVRGDRDPELWSESVCRIAIAPGVYPARPGTVPTGYVSRHRPVVEQHLRLAGDRLAVLLNALLGQP from the coding sequence ATGAAACAGTTCATCCCCCTGCTCTTTGCCGGCGTGATGCTGGCATCCCCCTCTTTCGACGCCCAGGCATGGGGCGGCCAGGGACACCGCCTGGTGGCGCGGATCGCCGACACCCAGCTCACCCCGCAGGCACGCGCCGCGGTGGACGAACTGCTCAAGGGCGAAGCCGACCCGACCCTGTCCGGCATCGCTTCGTGGGCCGACGAGCTGCGCGGCAGCGACCCGGACCTCGGCAAGCGCACGGCCAGCTGGCACTACGTCAACATCGCCGAACACGACTGCCAGTACCTGAAGGAGCGCGACTGCAAGGACGGCGACTGCGTCACCGAGGCGCTGAAGGAGCAGAGCGCGATCCTGGCCGATACCAGCCGTCCGCTGGCCGAGCGCACGCAGGCATTGAAATTCGTCGTGCACTTCACCGGCGACATCCACCAGCCGATGCACGCTGGCTACGCGCACGACAAGGGGGGCAACGAGTTCCAGCTCCACTTCAACGGCCGCGGCACCAACCTGCATTCGCTATGGGACAGCGGCATGGTGTACGACCGCAAGCTCACTGATGACGAGTATCTGAAAGAGCTGCTGGCGCTTCCCGCGCCGGATGCCGCCGAACTCGTGCGTGGCGACCGTGATCCCGAGCTGTGGTCCGAATCGGTCTGCCGCATCGCCATCGCCCCGGGCGTCTACCCGGCACGGCCCGGCACCGTGCCGACCGGCTACGTGTCGCGCCATCGTCCCGTGGTGGAACAGCACCTGCGACTGGCCGGCGACCGCCTGGCGGTCCTGCTCAACGCGCTGCTCGGCCAACCCTGA
- a CDS encoding OmpW family outer membrane protein, with product MRKTPLMLSALALAVSAAAPAMAQSKGDWTIGAGVHQVAPKSDNGSLAGGTLAVDVGNDVKPTITGEYFIADNLGIEVLAALPFKHDINIAGLGRVGSTKHLPPVVSLQYHFNSAGKVSPFIGAGLNYTTFFSESTGGALAGSKLKLDDSFGLAAHVGLDFNISPKAAIRVDARWADIDTDVRLDGAKLGTVNIDPLVYGASYVVRF from the coding sequence ATGCGCAAGACCCCCCTGATGCTTTCCGCCCTCGCCCTGGCTGTTTCGGCCGCCGCGCCGGCCATGGCCCAGTCCAAGGGCGACTGGACCATCGGCGCCGGCGTCCACCAGGTCGCCCCCAAGTCGGACAACGGCTCGCTGGCCGGTGGCACCCTGGCCGTGGACGTGGGCAACGACGTCAAGCCGACCATCACCGGTGAGTACTTCATCGCCGACAACCTCGGCATCGAGGTGCTGGCCGCGCTGCCGTTCAAGCACGACATCAACATCGCCGGCCTCGGCCGCGTCGGCAGCACCAAGCACCTGCCGCCGGTGGTCTCGCTGCAGTACCACTTCAACAGCGCGGGCAAGGTTTCGCCGTTCATCGGCGCCGGCCTGAACTACACCACCTTCTTCAGCGAAAGCACCGGCGGCGCACTGGCCGGCAGCAAGCTGAAGCTGGACGACTCGTTTGGCCTGGCCGCCCACGTCGGCCTGGATTTCAATATCTCGCCCAAGGCCGCCATCCGCGTGGACGCCCGCTGGGCCGACATCGATACCGACGTCAGGCTGGATGGTGCCAAGCTGGGCACCGTCAACATCGACCCGCTGGTCTACGGCGCGTCCTACGTCGTCCGCTTCTGA
- the gap gene encoding type I glyceraldehyde-3-phosphate dehydrogenase, with protein MAIKVGINGFGRIGRNVLRSAVQNFGNDIEIVAINDLLEPDYLAYMLKYDSVHGRFKADVAVDGGNLLVNGKKIRLTQERDPANLKWDEVGADVVIESTGLFLTKETAQKHIDAGAKKVIMSAPSKDDTPMFVYGVNDKTYAGQAIISNASCTTNCLAPLAKVINDKWGIKRGLMTTVHAATATQKTVDGPSNKDWRGGRGILENIIPSSTGAAKAVGVVIPELNKKLTGMSFRVPTSDVSVVDLTVELEKEATYAEICAEVKAQSEGTLKGVLGYTEDKVVATDFRGETCTSVFDAEAGIALDGTFVKLVSWYDNEWGYSNKCLEMARVVAAK; from the coding sequence ATGGCAATCAAGGTCGGTATCAACGGTTTCGGGCGCATCGGACGCAACGTGCTGCGTTCTGCGGTGCAGAATTTCGGCAACGACATCGAGATCGTGGCGATCAATGACCTGCTGGAGCCGGATTACCTGGCCTACATGCTCAAGTACGACTCCGTGCATGGCCGCTTCAAGGCCGACGTGGCGGTGGACGGCGGCAACCTGCTGGTCAACGGCAAGAAGATCCGCCTGACCCAGGAGCGCGATCCGGCCAACCTGAAGTGGGACGAAGTCGGCGCCGACGTCGTCATCGAATCCACTGGCCTGTTCCTGACCAAGGAAACCGCGCAGAAGCACATCGATGCCGGCGCGAAGAAGGTGATCATGTCGGCCCCGTCCAAGGACGACACGCCGATGTTCGTCTACGGCGTCAACGACAAGACCTACGCTGGCCAGGCGATCATCTCCAACGCCTCGTGCACCACCAACTGCCTGGCCCCGCTGGCCAAGGTCATCAACGACAAGTGGGGCATCAAGCGCGGCCTGATGACCACCGTGCACGCTGCCACCGCGACCCAGAAGACCGTTGACGGCCCGTCCAACAAGGACTGGCGCGGCGGCCGCGGCATCCTGGAAAACATCATTCCGTCCTCCACCGGCGCGGCCAAGGCCGTGGGCGTGGTGATCCCGGAACTCAACAAGAAGCTGACCGGCATGAGCTTCCGCGTCCCGACCTCGGACGTGTCGGTGGTCGACCTGACCGTCGAGCTGGAAAAGGAAGCCACCTACGCCGAGATCTGCGCCGAGGTGAAGGCACAGAGCGAAGGCACGCTGAAGGGCGTGCTGGGCTACACCGAGGACAAGGTCGTGGCCACCGACTTCCGCGGCGAGACCTGCACCTCCGTGTTCGACGCCGAGGCCGGCATCGCGCTGGATGGCACCTTCGTCAAGCTGGTGAGCTGGTACGACAACGAGTGGGGCTATTCCAACAAGTGCCTGGAAATGGCCAGGGTCGTTGCCGCCAAGTAA